The Rhododendron vialii isolate Sample 1 chromosome 1a, ASM3025357v1 region AAAGACTACGAAGAGAGAAAGCGAGAGAGGAGGGGGTAGGTAAGAGATTGACCGAACCACCATCGCACACATAGCAGCACCTCTCAAGTCTCCCCtacttctcttttccttttcctctctctctctcatcatcacCACCTAACTATCCCCAGTATAAATACCAACCTCCcacctttcttttctctcagcTTGGCCGTTCCCTTCACAGAGAACAACAAGCTGAACAAAGACTCCAATTCAATTCCCCCTTCCATTTACGTAAATAGTCCGTAACTAAATTGGCTTAAAATTCCAGTTTAATTACCTTAAAAATCGACAAATAAAAATGCATTACCTCAGACCCTCTCCGAGCCTACAGTTCCCCGTCAGAGCGATGACTCCGATTCCCACCTACCGCGTCTCCCCGAGTCGACTAGTCATCCAATGCGCCTACCGCTTCGACTCGGCAAACGCGACCAACCCCGCCGCCCCCACCAGCGCCTGCTTCAACTTCTGCGGCGGCATCGGCTCCACCCGCGCCGATTGGCAGAGCACGTGCGCCATCCTCGCCAGCAAGGTCGTCTCCCAACAGCAAGACACCAAGAAAGACTCCGGCAACGTCGCCGCCGTGAACGGCCACAAAACCCTGGATCTCGTCCCAGTCGACACCAACTGCAACCTCCCCAAGGCCCTGACCATCACCGACCTCTCCCCGGCCCCGATGCACGGCGCCAAGCTCCGCGTCGCCTACCAGGGCGTCCCCGGCGCATACAGCGAGGCCGCCGCCGGCAAGGCCTACCCGAGCTGCGAAGCCATCCCCTGCGACCAGTTCGAAGTTGCGTTCCAAGCCGTCGAGCTCTGGATAGCCGATCGAGCCGTTTTACCGGTGGAAAACTCACTTGGCGGAAGCATTCACCGTAACTACGACCTCCTCCTGCGCCACCGCCTCCACATCGTCGGCGAGGTCCAGCTCGCCGTCCACCACTGCCTCCTCGCCCTCCCCGGCGTCCGCAAGGAGTACCTCACTCGCGTCATCAGCCACCCCCAAGCCTTATCCCAGTGCGAACTCACTTTGACCAAATTAGGTCTCAACGTCGCTCGCGAGGCGGTCGACGATACCGCCGGCGCGGCGGAGTTCGTGGCGGCGAACAACCTCCGCGACACGGCAGCGATCGCATCCGCACGCGCCGCCGATTTGTACGGATTACAGATCCTGGCGGACGGGATCCAGGACGACTCGAGCAATGTCACGAGGTTCGTGATGCTGGCGCGTGAGCCGATCATACCGCGCACCGATCGGCCGTTCAAGACGAGCATTGTTTTCGCGCACGACAAGGGGACGTCGGTACTATTCAAGGTGCTGTCGGCGTTCGCGTTCCGGAACATCAGCTTGACGAAGATCGAGAGCCGGCCGCACCGGAACAGGCCAATCCGGCTCGTTGACGACGCGAACGTGGGGACGGCGAAGCACTTCGAGTACATGTTCTACGTGGACTTCGAGGCCTCGATGGCGGAGGCGCGTGCGCAGAACGCGCTGGCGGAGGTCCAGGAGTTCACGTCGTTCTTGAGGGTGTTGGGGAGTTATCCCATGGACATGACGCCTTGGTGCCCCTCCCAGGACGATTAGCAAaatccctttttttattttattttttattttaatgttttcttttcatttttttttttggatttttcgttgttgtattttttattcatcgACGAATCAGGAGACGAGGAAGAATTGGGGCAAAAAAACTATTTACGGGTTAGAGGGTAAATATGGAGTGGATGTCTATGGACTATGGCATTTTATGGTTAGGTGTAAGATTGTGAATAATTTACCTCTCAAGTCTTTGTGATTCTTCATGTTTATTACAGACAATGAAGAAAGGAAGGAGAAATAAATTACTCCGCCTATTTTGATATTTGTACTTTTGCATTGGTGCATCAGCGCCTTATAAGTTTTTTCTCCAATTGTTACTTTCGTTTCTTTATCTATATCTATTCATTCAGTGCTCTCTCATATctctattttcaaaaattttgcttGATCTATCTTGTTTATCAACAACAGCCTTGTAGCTGACGAAAATAATTGTGTAATTgtctcatcttctttttttgtaattcATCTGAACGCtagagaaattatttttaactttccctttttgtttggtgttttattgttctcttttttttggcctgattacaaaacatttttttgtagGGAGTtaataatgccaaaatcaattttgttcctattataaaattctttttgtttcttccaaaaatcattCATTGCATGATTTAATTGCCCTTCATTATATCACTTATTTTACGAAAATGTCCCTTCAAATCCAGaagattatttttgtttatgtctCTTTTCAAATTACCTCTTGTTTTGCTCGTGAATTGTATTTTTGCTTGatgtttaatttttatttgcTTCTCTGTAAAATTAGCTCAGAATTTGCTCATGAATCCttgcatttttgcttgaaacATGGAACTGGAAAACGCATAGCACTTATGGGATTTTAAAGGGTATTTTCGTAAAGTAAGTAATATAGTggagggcaattaagtcatgcaatgaatgagttttggcaaaacaaaaaaggttttaacagaaacaaaaagggCTTTTATCAATTCTCTTTTTGTAAGCTATAAATGTTTTCCAAATCTGAAATTTATCTGGCTTTATGAATTGGTCATTTATGCCCTCGGAAATGGTGGCAAAGCAATCTTTTACGcacctttcttctttttttctttctttttggaagACGGGCTGAAAACCCTTCTCTATTTtttaagagagaaaaataaataaacactgtaaataaaaaaaggagcCAAAAATAAAGCCCCAACTCCCAAGGCCCCCCAGAATCTTTCTTGATTTCAGTTTTGTATTCCCTGCGGTGTGTTTATCCAATGAGTTGTGCTACCTCCACACCTAAGTGCACTTGAATGTGGTCCTAGAATTTTCGTTATCCAATGGGGAGCCGTTCTCTTCTGTCATTGGATAGGTTGCCTAGTAGCCTCCATGCGGATAATGAGGAGGAGATTATTCACTGCTCCACCAACAATATTACCACTTCACGCAAACACTTACACGAGTACTCGCAATAGACTCGCCACAAATGCGAGTAAGTACGTGTAAATTTTGTTGAGCAGCAAACACTTATAGGTGTTGTGGGAAAGAAAGTCAACAAAATCCAATTCCTCTTATAAGGTATTTTAGTTTAATTACAAAAGAAATATTGACTTTCGCCAAGCAAAAAAATGTATCGTGCTATTTGAAGTATCACGTCGCAATACTCTAAAAGCTgttaatttttcagcatttgACTGAATTACTATTGTACGTATTAATTTTTGCACTCTCCATTTTGTTATtcgtgcttttttttttcttacctaCGCCTACATTATCCTTTGATATCGAAAATTTTAACCgctaaaattttaattttataaattcacattaataaaaacaaaaagaatgtgCAAAATTAGTGTAAAAATCACTACCGTTACATAGATAATTTATTACCCTAAGCACGGTTTCTAATCGCTACCAACTTATTACCCTAAAaatcgagaaatttttgggtgccgataGGGTACCACACATGCGGTGCCCTGTCGGCAATCCAAACCAtctaaacgtgttttggacggtcccaattttagaaagaaaaaaagagacgagagagagagagtggtggagTGAGGGAAGAGAAAGGGAATAAATTTGGGCCGTTGGATTACTgcttggacggtccagattacCAACGGATACTGTCACATGCTACCCACTCAGCACCCTAAAACTTCTCCTAAAAACCTCATTCAAAACCTTTACCAAACGACCCTTGTGTGTTTCACCGCTTGGTGTAGACCACGCTATCGTGGAAGGGTTGAGCAATATAGAATAATCTCGTGTGACAGCTGAAAACGAAATTAATTAATGAAGGAAGATTACATCAGAAAAAGTAAGAGATACTACTAATACTAAAAGGGGTTAATTTAAAACGATGTAAGTACACATAAGATAATTTAAGGGGTTAAAAACAGTACTAAAAAAGTGTAGCAAATTAATAAAATGCATTAACACGATTTAGGAGATCTTGTTAATAGAATTGAAAACGATTTAATTAGGAGTGATGATGTGATTCAATAGATTAAGGGAACAAGTGGGGGGTTTGGTGAGCAAGGGCATGATCCAATGGCAACAActtaccttcttttttcttttttcttcttgttgttgttgtggtagGTGGGGATGTGCTTTGTTTGTGCTTTGAAAgctactcctctctctctctccctcgaaGAATTTCCCAAGTGTCGGGTGACTATCACGTGCTGTCTGCTCGGCACATTCGGACTGTCCATTGCGGTTTTGGATGGatcaaatttagagagagagagagagagagtggtggggtgaggagagagagagtttcgaTTTGGGCCGTACAAATATGCCGTACGGACatcacgtgggatataccctcCCCCActggccctctctctctagatgcGCACAAATGTATGAAGAAGACATATTTGTCCTAATAATGACGTACTAATCACCTTATGTTGAGGCACGCAGATTCTCCAGTAAGTCTACACACTGATTTTTTGCGCATAAATTGAACACAGATCATGGTGTGGGGCCTGCAAAGACGATGCGAGTCGTTCATTAATTgcaaaacaatttttcaaaagcccccgagaaaaatcagcttaatctaatacctataagtgtttgatccagttatctaacttttcattatttggaaatcttaacgaaaagttaaatgattggatcaagcatctataggtatcgaattgatttgactttttttgcgaggacccttgaaaaaaagttttacatttaatgaatggctcagattatttgtgtgggacccctATTGGGCCCCACACCATTATCTGTGCATGATTTGTGTGCGAAAATCTGTCTGTGGGAGCATTGCATATTCTCGACCAAACATTCATAAGATAATTAAAATATGCTCCAAATGTGTATCTATTTACAGCACCTATCCTCCATTGCGAAAAGGTAACTACGTCATTAGAATTAAAAACTATAACCCTTTCGTATATGATTTTTACACTTATTTATAAAACTATAGTAATAATTAGTATCTTTAAATTACTGCcgagatttttaaaaaaaatgtaagaaaatattttattgtttaATCTTCAAAATTACACAACTTTTCATGATTACTGATTTCCTGAGCGGAGCAGGACGACGAACGAAATAATTTACCAATATATAAGAAGAAGGTGTGCAAAGAACAATCCAAATTCCGGGGAGAGAAGCCTCTAGTCTTTAAAAgagtctctctttgtttttttgggtgccaTTGGTAGTAGGTCTCTCTCACCAACTTTTGAGCtgtttctaatttctttttaattagcCTTGGGGCGTTGAGAAATACAGTAGCAGAGACCCTTTTCCTTTAATTCCAGAACCTTGTTTATGTTATCAAGAGTATTGATCCCCAGTCcataattagattaattaaggCCTAAAAAGTGGTTACACCTTACTCATTTAATGTACGAATATTACATCATTCATGTCATTCATTTTGGTCATCTCTTGGACCAATTTCGATGAAAACTTAAATATAGATTATTAATGTTATGATattatttgtcaaaaaattaaaattaaaattttatgagTGTTAGAAAATGGGTCTCTTGTTTTTTTGatggattattattatttttgtccgCTCTAATTGGGTCCGAGAAAGAATAATTTGGACGATCATAACGTTATTGACCAAGCAACTTTTTAGTGGCCTTTGAAGGGGCCGGAATTGGCAATCGACCCCTTGAACACAAAGCCAAAACCACCTCCtctaattttttagaaaaatggaTCTCAGAACATTTAATTTGCCTTTATTATGCATTTTTGGAAATCAGACAACTTAATTAAGGATTTATTTCTTGTCTGAAAGCCAAATTACAAATTTTCTCAATCAGACGAATTAAACTTTCAAGAAAATCTTACTTTCTATTACGAAAATATTCTGGCTAGCTGTCGGAAAAAAATTCCTTGTTATTTAAACCAAACATTATTTTGGAGTAAAACAACAATCGATCAATGTCCGGCATTACTTTCATGCACCCTCAAGGCTCACGTCAAAAGAATACGTACACTCATAGGAAATATTGTCAAGCGTTAATTGGAAAAGAATTAAGCAAAAAGCATTCACCTTATGGAAGGGTTTCACTTCGACAAAATGGTGTCGTCAAGTACAGGAAACATTTCATGATCAAACAAagggagaaaggaaaagaaatagtAAGTATCTCTTATCTTATCTAATAAGTTTCTTTCTCAAGAATTAATGGGAAAATGGGTAGTAATGACTGTCAAGTCTTGGAATCAAAGGGTCTTCTTCCGGGTACAAAAAAAAGACTTggaaacaaaggggaaaaaaggaaatCCCAAGGGTTGGCCTAATGATTAGGGATTTGCTCTCTTATATGGTCTTAGATTCGAAACCTGCTATCAACGCCTTTGGGGCCGGTCCATACAGGGCGCTTGCTCTAGCTGCTTCAAGAGGACCCCGTTAATGAATGGTGGGTTTATGCATAGTCCCTTAAGATTAGTCAAGGTGTGCTTCAGCTGGTCCGGACACCTAGTTATATatgacataatttttttaaagaaaaggaGAATGGAAAGGAAATATCTCGCGAAGTTTCTTTTTCGACCTCAAGAGTCAAGAATGAATGAGAAAATGGGGTAGCCAAGTCTTGGAAACAAAGGGAGAAAGCAAAGGAAGTATGCCATCAAGTTTCATTCTCAAGAGTTTAATTAATGAAGTTTCAACATGTTTTCCTTGGTTGCATGTGATCTTGGAAACCTGTTACTTCTATTCCGCtatcttgtttatttattgAATCATTGATCGAAACCTTGAAGGATA contains the following coding sequences:
- the LOC131331607 gene encoding arogenate dehydratase 3-like, producing the protein MHYLRPSPSLQFPVRAMTPIPTYRVSPSRLVIQCAYRFDSANATNPAAPTSACFNFCGGIGSTRADWQSTCAILASKVVSQQQDTKKDSGNVAAVNGHKTLDLVPVDTNCNLPKALTITDLSPAPMHGAKLRVAYQGVPGAYSEAAAGKAYPSCEAIPCDQFEVAFQAVELWIADRAVLPVENSLGGSIHRNYDLLLRHRLHIVGEVQLAVHHCLLALPGVRKEYLTRVISHPQALSQCELTLTKLGLNVAREAVDDTAGAAEFVAANNLRDTAAIASARAADLYGLQILADGIQDDSSNVTRFVMLAREPIIPRTDRPFKTSIVFAHDKGTSVLFKVLSAFAFRNISLTKIESRPHRNRPIRLVDDANVGTAKHFEYMFYVDFEASMAEARAQNALAEVQEFTSFLRVLGSYPMDMTPWCPSQDD